A stretch of the Sphingobacterium thalpophilum genome encodes the following:
- a CDS encoding DUF6786 family protein, giving the protein MKNTKLLMTMVICSVMFSGCDNHNRGNKGEAQKNPPVSGFANDVAFLREWDRDLIVLTAAQSDAQVIVSPKYQGKVFTSTAEGKDGRSFGWINYKAFGKQIDPHMNAYGGEDRLWLGPEGGSFSLFFAPGREMIFDQWHTPAAIDTQPWNLVSSSQKAVRMTKDMELLNYAGTVLKLNINRQVEILEPGEIEKMLSITLDSQIKAVGFKTINALRNTGDIAWNKETGAPCLWSLDMFTPSPKTVIVIPYVEAATGKVATTDYFGEIPADRIVREKGLLYFKADGLSRGKLGIPPQRTKPVAGSYAADTGVLTITLFDVDKTATYLNQEWTTKKDPFVGDAMNAYNDGPLADGTQMGPFYEIESVSPGAFIAPDGLIEHKHSVFHFVGDIAGLDAIAQRVLGTSLERISSIFDKPKQ; this is encoded by the coding sequence ATGAAGAACACCAAATTATTGATGACCATGGTAATATGTTCGGTAATGTTCTCTGGTTGTGATAACCACAATAGAGGGAATAAAGGGGAAGCGCAGAAAAATCCACCCGTATCTGGTTTTGCCAATGATGTCGCGTTCCTCCGTGAGTGGGACAGGGATCTCATTGTCCTTACTGCTGCCCAAAGTGATGCGCAGGTGATCGTTTCGCCCAAATATCAAGGTAAAGTATTTACCTCTACCGCCGAAGGAAAAGACGGGAGGAGCTTTGGGTGGATAAATTACAAAGCCTTTGGGAAGCAAATAGATCCCCATATGAACGCGTACGGCGGTGAAGACCGGCTTTGGCTCGGACCTGAGGGCGGTTCTTTTTCCTTGTTCTTTGCTCCCGGTCGGGAGATGATCTTCGACCAGTGGCACACGCCGGCGGCGATCGATACCCAACCTTGGAACTTAGTATCATCTTCGCAGAAGGCGGTGCGGATGACCAAGGACATGGAGCTCTTGAACTATGCGGGTACGGTCCTAAAGCTCAATATCAACCGTCAGGTAGAGATTCTAGAACCGGGAGAGATTGAAAAAATGCTGTCCATTACATTGGACAGCCAGATCAAAGCGGTGGGATTCAAGACGATCAATGCGCTACGTAATACCGGAGATATAGCCTGGAATAAAGAAACCGGTGCGCCTTGTCTGTGGAGTCTGGATATGTTTACGCCAAGTCCCAAAACGGTAATCGTTATCCCTTATGTTGAGGCGGCAACAGGCAAAGTGGCGACGACGGATTATTTTGGTGAAATTCCTGCCGATAGGATTGTCCGGGAAAAAGGACTGTTGTACTTTAAAGCTGACGGTTTGTCCAGGGGAAAGCTGGGGATCCCGCCACAACGGACAAAACCTGTCGCAGGGAGCTATGCTGCTGATACCGGTGTGCTCACCATTACTCTTTTCGATGTAGACAAGACTGCAACTTATCTGAACCAAGAATGGACAACAAAAAAAGACCCGTTTGTAGGCGATGCAATGAATGCTTATAATGATGGACCATTAGCTGACGGCACTCAGATGGGCCCATTTTATGAGATTGAAAGTGTATCTCCGGGCGCATTTATTGCGCCTGATGGACTGATTGAACATAAACATAGCGTTTTCCATTTCGTCGGTGATATAGCTGGTTTAGATGCGATTGCCCAGCGTGTACTAGGAACGTCCTTGGAACGCATTTCCTCAATTTTTGACAAACCTAAACAATAA
- a CDS encoding glycoside hydrolase family 172 protein, with protein sequence MRRLVFLWCIFLFGYTSSAQQFNGLSNLSKLSTAKSRSISPENFTGAKGKGGMAVPNEKDSPRNQANASRAARELGIGWKVNPYVHIGAGETFTLAEIDGSGVIQHIWMTPTGNWSQSIIRFYWDGETEPSVEAPVGAFFGMGWNRFAPLNSLMMTVNPGSAFNSYWPMPFRKKCRITMENVSIHPMVLYYQVNYAETQVGDDEAYFHAQYRRSNPTEGSLHTILDGVKGKGHYVGTYLAVGVNNTGWWGEGEVKFFLDGDKEFATIVTTGLEDYFCGSYNFENKETRRYQEFSTPYAGLHQVIRPDGIYDSQQRFGMYRWHIADPVRFEGDLKVTVQDLGWRSEDRYLPQKSDMISVAYWYQTEPHGKFKPLPGKNGIEIN encoded by the coding sequence ATGAGAAGACTCGTGTTTTTATGGTGTATATTCCTGTTTGGTTATACATCTTCCGCTCAGCAGTTTAACGGCCTCAGCAACCTGTCTAAATTATCCACGGCCAAAAGCAGATCTATTAGTCCTGAGAATTTTACCGGAGCCAAAGGGAAGGGTGGCATGGCTGTTCCCAATGAGAAAGATAGTCCTCGGAACCAGGCAAACGCTTCACGCGCAGCACGGGAGTTGGGGATAGGATGGAAGGTAAACCCTTATGTGCATATTGGTGCGGGTGAAACCTTTACCTTGGCAGAAATAGATGGGTCCGGAGTGATTCAGCATATCTGGATGACCCCCACTGGAAACTGGAGCCAATCTATCATCAGGTTTTATTGGGACGGGGAAACGGAGCCGTCGGTGGAGGCTCCTGTAGGCGCTTTCTTTGGAATGGGCTGGAATCGCTTTGCACCGTTAAATTCGTTGATGATGACGGTAAATCCGGGGAGCGCCTTTAACTCCTACTGGCCCATGCCGTTTCGGAAAAAATGCAGGATAACAATGGAAAATGTAAGTATACATCCCATGGTTCTCTATTATCAGGTCAATTATGCAGAAACACAAGTCGGAGATGATGAAGCCTATTTTCATGCACAATATCGTCGGTCCAATCCTACGGAAGGTTCCTTGCATACCATTCTTGATGGCGTAAAAGGTAAAGGACATTATGTCGGAACTTATTTAGCTGTCGGTGTAAACAATACGGGGTGGTGGGGAGAAGGCGAGGTTAAGTTTTTCTTGGACGGTGACAAAGAATTTGCCACTATCGTGACCACGGGGCTGGAAGATTATTTTTGTGGATCCTACAATTTCGAGAATAAAGAAACACGCCGATACCAGGAGTTTAGTACGCCCTATGCAGGACTTCATCAGGTGATTCGGCCCGATGGTATCTATGATTCACAGCAACGTTTTGGTATGTACAGATGGCACATTGCGGATCCAGTGCGTTTTGAAGGAGATTTAAAAGTAACCGTGCAGGATCTTGGCTGGAGATCTGAAGACCGCTATTTACCCCAAAAATCGGATATGATTTCTGTAGCCTATTGGTATCAAACTGAGCCTCACGGAAAATTTAAGCCTCTGCCCGGCAAGAACGGTATTGAAATCAATTAA
- a CDS encoding SDR family oxidoreductase, producing MDLHLKDKVVIVTGGAKGIGRAVVHALAREQAIPVIVGRKQADNEKVREEVGQYGVHALCIEAELSRPEDCERAVRETLSVYGRIDGLVNNAGHNDGVGLASGNYEKFVASLHKNLIHYYLMAHHALDALKSSKGSIVNISSKTGETGQGNTSAYAASNGGRNALTREWAVELLPYSIRVNAIIVAECATPQYDSWIQTLPNPEETLKKITDRIPLENRMTTAEEIANTTVFLLSDRSSHTTGQLIHVDGGYVHLDRSIIAEG from the coding sequence ATGGATCTTCATTTAAAAGATAAAGTTGTCATCGTTACTGGCGGAGCAAAGGGTATCGGGCGTGCGGTGGTGCATGCACTCGCCAGGGAACAGGCGATACCCGTAATCGTCGGACGTAAACAGGCAGATAACGAAAAAGTCAGGGAAGAAGTGGGACAGTATGGCGTGCATGCACTATGTATTGAAGCGGAACTGTCTCGTCCTGAGGACTGTGAGCGGGCTGTCCGGGAGACGCTCTCTGTCTATGGACGCATCGATGGCTTGGTAAACAATGCGGGACACAATGACGGCGTGGGACTAGCTTCAGGGAACTATGAGAAATTTGTTGCTTCTTTACATAAGAATCTTATTCATTACTATCTAATGGCACACCATGCTCTGGATGCCTTAAAGTCGTCCAAAGGAAGTATCGTAAACATTTCTTCCAAAACGGGTGAAACCGGGCAAGGGAATACCTCAGCCTATGCTGCCTCCAACGGGGGTAGGAATGCGCTGACACGGGAGTGGGCAGTAGAATTGTTGCCATATTCCATTCGTGTAAATGCCATCATTGTCGCCGAATGTGCAACACCTCAATACGATAGCTGGATTCAGACCCTGCCAAATCCGGAGGAGACGCTGAAAAAGATTACGGACCGTATCCCCTTGGAAAACCGGATGACGACGGCAGAGGAAATCGCCAATACGACTGTTTTTCTCTTATCGGACAGATCGAGCCATACTACAGGGCAGCTGATTCACGTAGATGGAGGTTATGTGCATCTTGACCGTTCAATCATTGCCGAAGGATAA
- a CDS encoding amidohydrolase family protein gives MRIDTHQHFWKFDPVRDSWITGEMHKIQRDFTPLDIQFLLERNGFAGSVAVQASQSAMETAYLVGLSKEYAFIKGVVGWVDLQAQDIDQQLADYRSESIIKGFRHVVEGELDPDFLIRPAVLNGLKALAEFGYTYDLLIRPRHYAATLQCVEQNPRLQFVLDHIAKPPIKSREFDEWAAFIDRLAAFPNVVCKVSGLATEADWTAWKLDDFKQYVDHIVDRFGKQRIMYGSDWPVCLLAASYEESIAIVEDKLGQFTTAEKNAFWAENAIRIYNL, from the coding sequence ATGCGTATAGACACCCATCAGCATTTCTGGAAGTTTGATCCTGTTCGGGACAGCTGGATCACCGGCGAAATGCACAAAATTCAACGCGATTTTACACCGCTTGACATTCAATTTTTGCTCGAACGCAATGGTTTTGCTGGCAGCGTGGCTGTTCAGGCAAGCCAATCTGCTATGGAGACCGCCTATCTTGTCGGACTATCCAAAGAATATGCTTTTATCAAAGGTGTGGTCGGCTGGGTTGATCTCCAGGCACAAGACATCGATCAGCAATTAGCTGACTACCGTTCTGAGTCGATTATAAAGGGATTCCGCCATGTGGTGGAAGGAGAATTGGATCCTGATTTTTTGATCCGTCCGGCCGTATTGAATGGCCTCAAGGCCTTGGCTGAATTCGGGTATACCTATGATCTGTTGATCCGGCCCCGTCATTATGCTGCTACATTGCAATGTGTTGAACAAAATCCCCGGTTACAATTTGTGTTGGACCACATTGCGAAGCCTCCGATCAAATCCCGGGAGTTTGACGAGTGGGCGGCTTTTATTGACCGGCTTGCTGCCTTTCCAAATGTGGTATGCAAGGTGTCCGGTTTAGCGACGGAGGCGGATTGGACAGCATGGAAGCTTGATGATTTCAAGCAATATGTGGATCATATTGTCGATCGTTTTGGTAAGCAACGGATCATGTACGGTTCGGACTGGCCTGTATGTTTGCTGGCAGCCTCATATGAGGAAAGTATAGCCATCGTCGAAGATAAACTGGGGCAGTTCACGACGGCGGAGAAAAATGCATTTTGGGCCGAAAACGCGATACGTATCTATAATCTTTAA
- a CDS encoding fumarylacetoacetate hydrolase family protein — MKLIRFGALGKEKIGVQIDGVNYDVSAFGGDYNEQFFAEDGLARLEEFVKANEGKLIEIPAGERIGAPFARPSKIVCIGLNYMDHAKETNAPIPAEPIIFMKSTTSLVGPYDNVMIPKASVKTDWEVEFCIVIGKKASYVEENEALDYVAGYVLHNDVSEREYQLERGGTWDKGKGCDTFAPMGPFMATKEEIKDINNVRIWLKVNGKTYQDGNTKDLIFSIAHVVSYVSQFMTLLPGDVISTGTPAGVGLGFNPPIYLKPGDVIELGADGLGESRQTVVAYSNS, encoded by the coding sequence ATGAAGTTAATACGTTTTGGTGCTTTAGGCAAGGAGAAAATCGGCGTTCAGATTGACGGCGTAAATTACGATGTAAGTGCGTTCGGAGGAGATTATAACGAACAGTTTTTTGCGGAAGATGGTCTTGCCCGCCTGGAGGAGTTTGTAAAAGCAAATGAAGGCAAATTAATCGAGATCCCAGCCGGCGAACGCATCGGAGCACCCTTTGCCCGCCCATCAAAAATTGTCTGTATTGGACTGAATTACATGGATCATGCAAAGGAGACTAATGCTCCTATCCCTGCTGAGCCTATTATTTTTATGAAATCCACCACGTCACTTGTGGGACCGTACGATAATGTGATGATTCCGAAAGCATCTGTGAAGACAGACTGGGAAGTGGAGTTTTGTATTGTAATTGGTAAAAAAGCGTCTTATGTTGAAGAAAATGAAGCGCTGGATTATGTGGCTGGCTACGTGCTTCATAATGACGTATCAGAACGCGAATACCAATTGGAACGCGGCGGCACCTGGGACAAAGGCAAAGGCTGCGATACCTTTGCGCCGATGGGCCCCTTTATGGCGACCAAGGAGGAGATCAAAGATATCAACAATGTACGTATTTGGTTAAAAGTCAACGGTAAAACTTACCAGGACGGTAACACCAAGGATTTGATCTTTTCCATTGCCCATGTTGTTTCCTACGTGTCTCAGTTTATGACCTTACTGCCGGGCGATGTCATTTCTACGGGTACTCCTGCCGGTGTGGGGCTTGGATTTAATCCGCCAATTTATTTAAAACCCGGCGATGTCATTGAACTAGGAGCAGACGGTCTCGGCGAATCCCGTCAGACTGTGGTCGCTTATTCGAACAGTTAA
- a CDS encoding SDR family NAD(P)-dependent oxidoreductase — translation MGKLEQKVAVVTGGGSGIGRAISLEFAAEGAKVYILDLNEEGGEAVVEEIESAGGQAVFSRCNVTDQQEVVTIAQNIGKIDILVNNAGIAHVGNLENCKSEDFERIFNVNVKGAYNALYAIVPIMKAQGSGAILNLASIAAWVGITDRFAYSMSKGAIYAMSMSVARDYMAYGIRCNSISPARVHTPFVDGFIAKNYPGKEAEMFEKLSASQPIGRMAQPEEIAKLALFLCSDDAGFITGNDYPIDGGFIKLNN, via the coding sequence ATGGGAAAATTAGAACAAAAAGTAGCTGTTGTAACAGGAGGGGGCAGCGGGATTGGACGTGCAATCAGTTTGGAATTTGCTGCCGAGGGTGCGAAAGTTTATATCTTGGACCTCAATGAGGAAGGGGGGGAGGCTGTCGTCGAAGAAATTGAGTCGGCGGGTGGACAAGCGGTATTCAGCCGTTGTAATGTAACAGATCAGCAAGAAGTAGTGACAATAGCGCAAAATATCGGAAAAATTGATATTTTAGTAAATAACGCAGGTATTGCCCATGTCGGCAATTTAGAAAATTGTAAATCAGAAGATTTTGAACGGATTTTTAACGTCAATGTAAAGGGGGCCTACAATGCCCTATACGCGATTGTGCCAATTATGAAAGCGCAAGGTTCAGGGGCGATCCTTAATCTGGCATCGATAGCAGCATGGGTGGGTATTACCGACCGTTTCGCTTATTCGATGAGCAAGGGTGCGATCTATGCCATGTCCATGTCTGTGGCACGGGATTACATGGCATATGGTATTCGTTGCAACAGTATTTCGCCTGCGCGAGTTCACACGCCTTTTGTCGATGGTTTTATTGCTAAAAATTATCCCGGGAAAGAGGCCGAGATGTTTGAGAAGCTGTCCGCCAGCCAGCCTATCGGGCGTATGGCGCAGCCAGAGGAAATTGCCAAATTAGCACTTTTCCTTTGCAGTGATGATGCTGGCTTTATTACCGGAAATGACTATCCGATCGATGGGGGTTTTATCAAGTTGAATAATTAG